One genomic segment of Erythrolamprus reginae isolate rEryReg1 chromosome 2, rEryReg1.hap1, whole genome shotgun sequence includes these proteins:
- the NIPAL4 gene encoding magnesium transporter NIPA4, whose protein sequence is MELPEQLWVNRSCASGSLITLACLNHHAVCQIIKNVSSPVLPHTNLNLSSNWMVQVEDKYGFYIGLALAIFSSFLIGTSVILKKKGLRRLVEKGGTRAGDGGHGYLRDWLWWAGLLTMGGGEAANFAAYAFAAATIVTPLGALSVLISAILSSYLLGERLNLLGKLGCMLSIVGSTILVIHAPEEEEITTLGELISKLKEPGFLVYASILLVISLVLICFLAPRYGQTNILIYLSICSVIGAFSVSSVKGLGIAIKSFFTHLPVLQNPLTWILVLTLVVSIATQINYLNKSLDIFNTSMVFPIYYVLFTTVVITTSVILFKEWVTMSVKDIIGTVCGFLTIILGVFLLHAFKDMDVSLKNLPQTFQTSNEPPASKDDKNTLIELNNPDTKDHTKPKVFMIFS, encoded by the exons GCTCTCTGATCACCCTGGCTTGCCTGAATCATCATGCTGTTTGTCAAATCATTAAGAATGTCAGTTCTCCAGTTTTACCCCACACAAATCTTAATTTAAGCTCCAACTGGATGGTACAAGTTGAAGACAAATATGGCTTTTATATTGGCTTGGCCTTGGCCATCTTTTCAAGCTTTCTCATTGGCACCAGTGTCATTCTCAAGAAGAAAGGACTGCGTCGACTGGTTGAGAAAGGAGGCACTAGGGCTG GAGATGGAGGTCATGGCTATCTAAGAGACTGGCTGTGGTGGGCTGGTTTGCTAACCA TGGGTGGAGGAGAAGCCGCCAACTTTGCCGCATATGCCTTTGCAGCTGCAACAATTGTTACACCACTCGGAGCACTTAGTGTGCTTATAAG TGCCATTTTGTCCTCTTACTTGCTTGGAGAACGGCTGAACTTGCTAGGCAAACTTGGCTGCATGCTGAGCATTGTGGGTAGTACCATTCTTGTGATACACGCTCCAGAAGAAGAGGAAATCACCACTTTGGGAGAATTGATTTCAAAACTGAAGGAACCAG GTTTTCTTGTTTATGCCAGCATTCTCTTGGTTATCAGCCTAGTTCTGATTTGTTTCCTAGCACCACGTTATGGCCAGACCAATATTCTCATCTACCTCTCCATTTGTTCTGTGATTGGGGCTTTCTCGGTCTCTTCTGTTAAAGGGCTGGGCATTGCCATCAAGAGTTTTTTCACTCATCTGCCTGTTCTACAAAACCCATTGACCTGGATTCTTGTCCTCACGTTGGTGGTTTCTATTGCTACTCAGATCAACTACCTCAATAAATCTCTGGACATCTTCAATACCTCCATGGTGTTTCCCATTTACTATGTGCTCTTCACCACTGTTGTCATCACAACTTCAGTTATCCTCTTTAAAGAGTGGGTCACCATGTCTGTAAAAGACATTATAGGGACGGTGTGTGGATTTCTTACCATTATTTTAGGAGTCTTTTTACTCCACGCTTTCAAGGATATGGATGTCAGTTTGAAGAATCTGCCACAAACTTTCCAGACTTCTAATGAGCCTCCAGCAAGTAAGGATGACAAGAACACTTTAATAGAACTGAATAATCCAGACACCAAGGATCATACCAAACCCAAAGTATTCATGATCTTCAGTTGA